A genome region from Triticum aestivum cultivar Chinese Spring chromosome 2B, IWGSC CS RefSeq v2.1, whole genome shotgun sequence includes the following:
- the LOC123046972 gene encoding abscisic acid-inducible protein kinase-like isoform X1: protein MDRYEVVRDIGSGNFGVAKLVRDVRTKEHFAVKFIERGHKIDEHVQREIMNHRSLKHPNIIRFKEVVLTPTHLAIVMEYASGGELFQRICNAGRFSEDEGRFFFQQLISGVSYCHSMQVCHRDLKLENTLLDGSVAPRLKICDFGYSKSSVLHSQPKSTVGTPAYIAPEVLSRREYDGKVADVWSCGVTLYVMLVGAYPFEDPDEPRNFRKTISRILSVQYSVPDYVRVSMDCMHLLSRIFIGNPQQRITMPEIKNHPWFLKQLPVEMTDEYQRSMQLADMNTPSQSMEEAMAIIHEAQKPGDNALGIAGQVACLGSMDLDDIDFDDIDDIDIENSGDFVCPL, encoded by the exons ATGGATCGGTACGAGGTGGTGAGGGACATCGGGTCCGGGAACTTCGGGGTGGCGAAGCTGGTGCGGGACGTCAGGACCAAGGAGCACTTCGCCGTCAAGTTCATCGAGCGAGGCCACAAG ATTGATGAACATGTTCAAAGGGAGATTATGAACCACCGGTCACTCAAGCATCCAAATATTATTCGATTCAAGGAG GTCGTGCTAACTCCCACACATTTGGCAATAGTTATGGAATATGCCTCTGGCGGCGAGCTATTTCAAAGGATTTGCAACGCAGGGAGATTTAGCGAGGATGAG GGAAGGTTCTTCTTCCAACAATTGATTTCTGGAGTGAGCTATTGTCACTCTATG CAAGTATGCCATAGAGATTTGAAACTAGAAAATACTCTCTTGGATGGTAGTGTTGCGCCTCGACTCAAGATTTGTGACTTCGGTTACTCCAAG TCTTCTGTCTTGCACTCTCAACCGAAGTCAACTGTCGGCACGCCGGCATACATCGCCCCGGAGGTCCTCTCCAGAAGGGAGTATGATGGAAAG GTCGCCGATGTTTGGTCTTGCGGAGTAACGCTCTATGTGATGCTTGTCGGGGCATATCCTTTCGAGGACCCTGATGAGCCGAGGAACTTCCGGAAAACAATCTCT AGGATACTCAGCGTACAGTACTCTGTTCCGGACTACGTTCGAGTCTCGATGGACTGCATGCATTTGCTGTCCCGCATTTTCATTGGAAATCCTCAGCAG CGAATAACCATGCCGGAGATCAAGAACCATCCATGGTTCCTCAAACAACTGCCCGTTGAGATGACCGATGAGTACCAAAGGAGCATGCAGTTGGCAGACATGAACACGCCGTCACAGAGCATGGAAGAAGCCATGGCGATCATCCACGAGGCACAGAAACCGGGTGATAACGCCCTAGGAATTGCTGGGCAGGTTGCCTGCCTGGGGAGCATGGATCTAGATGACATTGATTTCGACGACATCGACGACATCGACATTGAGAACAGCGGGGATTTCGTGTGCCCGTTGTGA
- the LOC123046972 gene encoding abscisic acid-inducible protein kinase-like isoform X2, giving the protein MNHRSLKHPNIIRFKEVVLTPTHLAIVMEYASGGELFQRICNAGRFSEDEGRFFFQQLISGVSYCHSMQVCHRDLKLENTLLDGSVAPRLKICDFGYSKSSVLHSQPKSTVGTPAYIAPEVLSRREYDGKVADVWSCGVTLYVMLVGAYPFEDPDEPRNFRKTISRILSVQYSVPDYVRVSMDCMHLLSRIFIGNPQQRITMPEIKNHPWFLKQLPVEMTDEYQRSMQLADMNTPSQSMEEAMAIIHEAQKPGDNALGIAGQVACLGSMDLDDIDFDDIDDIDIENSGDFVCPL; this is encoded by the exons ATGAACCACCGGTCACTCAAGCATCCAAATATTATTCGATTCAAGGAG GTCGTGCTAACTCCCACACATTTGGCAATAGTTATGGAATATGCCTCTGGCGGCGAGCTATTTCAAAGGATTTGCAACGCAGGGAGATTTAGCGAGGATGAG GGAAGGTTCTTCTTCCAACAATTGATTTCTGGAGTGAGCTATTGTCACTCTATG CAAGTATGCCATAGAGATTTGAAACTAGAAAATACTCTCTTGGATGGTAGTGTTGCGCCTCGACTCAAGATTTGTGACTTCGGTTACTCCAAG TCTTCTGTCTTGCACTCTCAACCGAAGTCAACTGTCGGCACGCCGGCATACATCGCCCCGGAGGTCCTCTCCAGAAGGGAGTATGATGGAAAG GTCGCCGATGTTTGGTCTTGCGGAGTAACGCTCTATGTGATGCTTGTCGGGGCATATCCTTTCGAGGACCCTGATGAGCCGAGGAACTTCCGGAAAACAATCTCT AGGATACTCAGCGTACAGTACTCTGTTCCGGACTACGTTCGAGTCTCGATGGACTGCATGCATTTGCTGTCCCGCATTTTCATTGGAAATCCTCAGCAG CGAATAACCATGCCGGAGATCAAGAACCATCCATGGTTCCTCAAACAACTGCCCGTTGAGATGACCGATGAGTACCAAAGGAGCATGCAGTTGGCAGACATGAACACGCCGTCACAGAGCATGGAAGAAGCCATGGCGATCATCCACGAGGCACAGAAACCGGGTGATAACGCCCTAGGAATTGCTGGGCAGGTTGCCTGCCTGGGGAGCATGGATCTAGATGACATTGATTTCGACGACATCGACGACATCGACATTGAGAACAGCGGGGATTTCGTGTGCCCGTTGTGA